The Planctellipticum variicoloris DNA window GCGCTGGTGACGCAGCCGGACCTGCTGCTGCTCGATGAACCGTTCGCCGCACTGGACGACATCCTGCGGCAGCAGCTCAACGAGGATCTGGTGCGATTGTGGCGCAGTGCAGGCTGGACCGGCGTATTCGTCACACATAACGTGGCGGAAGCGGTTTTCCTGAGTCAGCGGGTAGTGATCATGACGACCCGTCCCGGGACCATTGCTCACGAGGTCCAGGTTCCGTTCGCATATCCCCGGACGCCGGATCTGCGGGGTGAACCGGAGTTCGCCCGGCTGACAGCGGATGTCAGCGCCCGCTTGCGGGAGGCGGCCCGATGACGCGTTTGACAAACTGGCTGGTGCAGACCGCACTGCCTCCGCTGGTGTTGTTTGCACTGGTGCTGCTCGCCTGGCAGGGGATCGTCACCTGGTTCGAGATCAAGCCGTTCCTGCTGCCTGGACCACTGGGGGTGGCGGCGACGATTCGCGACTCTGCCGGCCGGCTGACGCAGGCGTTGCTGTTTACGGGGGCCGCGGCACTATGCGGGTTCGGGCTCAGCCTGCTGGTGGGGACGCTGGTGGCGTTTGCGTTTTCGCAATCGCGGATTCTGCGAACCAGCGGGTATCCGTATGCGATTTTTCTGCAGACGGTTCCGGTGGTCGCCGTGGCGCCGCTGATCGTGCTCTGGCTGGGTTATGGGTTTCAGAGCGTGGTGGTCGTGGCCTTCATTCTGAGCCTGTTTCCGATCATCACGAACGCGACTGCGGGGCTGCTGACGATCGATCCGGACCTGGTGGATCTGTTTCGGCTGAATAACGCCAGCCGCTGGCAGGTCCTCTGGAAGCTGCGGTTTCCGAATGCGGTTCCGGCGATCTGCGTCGGGGCCAAGACCTCAAGCGGGCTGGCTGTCGTCGGGGCGATCGTGGGGGAGTTCTTCGCCGGCTATGGTACGAAGCAGTTCGGGCTGGGGTATCTGATCCGGGCTGCAACCGACGGCTTTCAGTCCGATGCACTCTTCGCCGCCGTGCTGATGTCGACGCTGCTGGGGATCGCAATCTTTGGCGTCGTCACGCTGACGGGGGCCGCGATCCTCGCTCGCTGGTATGATGGTCCGGTTGAACATCGCCGGTAGCACAACTGACAACCGTCTCGCAGGGAAAGCTGGCCCGATGACGCTTCGAGTTCGTCTGCATTCAATGGTTCTGATCGCCGGCTGGCTGCTGCTGGCCGGTTGCAGTCGCGATGCCGGGACGCCGGTCGCCGGGCCGGGTAAGGCGAGTCCGTCGGCGGCGGAGCCGGTCGCGGTGGAGATTGCGCTGAACTGGTATCCGGAGGCGGAGCACGGCGGATTCTATGCGGCGCTGCTCAATGGCGAGTATGAGAAGGAAGGGCTGAAGGTCACGATTCGCCCGGGGGGACCGCAGGCGCCGGCGCTGCAGCAGGTGGCGACGGGGCAGGTGCAGTTCTGCGTCGATAACGCCGACAAGCTGCTGCTGGCGCGTGCGCAACAGGCGGATGTGGTGGCGGTGATGGTTCCGATTCACGACAGTCCGCGGTGCATCCTGGTTCACGAGTCGTCCGGCATTCAGACGTTCGACGATCTGGCGAAGCGGGAAGGGCTGAAGCTGGCGATCAATACGGGGCAGCCGTTTGCGCAGTACCTGCAGAGCAAGCTGGACCTGTCGAAGGCGCAGATCGTTCCCTATCCGGGAAACGTGGTGCAGTTCGTGCTCGACGAAAACTATGCGCAGCAGGCTTACAGTTTCAGCGAGCCGTTTGCGGCGAGCGAGAAGGGCGTGAAGTCGCGGACGCTGATGGTCTCGGAGCTGGGGTTCAATACCTACACCAGCGCTCTGATGACTTCGCGGAAGATGCTCGAGACTCAGCCGGAACTGGTTCGCAAGGTGGTGCGGGCGTCGCTGCGGGGCTGGCAGCAGTATCTGCAGGACCCGGGAGCTACCAATGCTCACATTCACGAGCAGAACCTGGAGATGGGGCTCGGCATCCTCGAATTCGGCGTGAACGGATTGAAGCCGCTGTGTCGAGATCCGCAGGGAAGTGCGGCGGAGTTCGGGCGCATGGACCCGCAGCGCTGGACGGAGCTCGTCCAGCAGATGGAGACCGCGGGTTCGCTGAAGGCCGGCGCCGTTGCGCCGGCGGACGCTTACACGAATGAGTTTCTGCCGGCCGAGTAGCCGCTAACCGGCGCCGTCGCGCGGGCCGATGTAGTCGCTCGCGTAGGTGTCGAGCATGATGACCTCGACGCGGTCGGCCTGCAGGCTGCGCATGTCCGTCGAGCTGTTGGGGGGCTGGTATTCGCCGCACGCGACGATGCGCACTCGCTCCGGATTCACTCCGGCCTTGCGCAGCAGTTCGTAGACTGCGTGACCGCGGGCGTACGTCAACTGCCAATTGTCCTGGAACCGACGCAAGTCGGGTTTGCCCGGAGCGCAGTGACTGCGGATTTCGATCTTGTTCGGTTTCCCTGCAACGGCGGCCACGATCTTTTCCATGGCTCGCTGGCCGGCCTCATCCAGCACCAGGCTTCCGGTGTCGAAGAGCAAAACCGGCTCGACGGGGATCGGGACGCCTGGACGGTTCGTAAGGGTCCGGGTGTCCGGACCATCCACTGTCTGCGGCGCCTTCACGCCCCCTTTGCCGGTGGGATCGTCCTTGAAAGAGCCGAGCGTGGTGAGCTGCTCGACCATGCTGTTGAGCGGGAAATAGGGGCCGGGGGGGACCCGCGCGCCGGCCCGGTAGCCCAGATGCTGCTGGAGCGACTCAAGCACCTGGCGGTACTTCTTGTTCGCCTTCACCTCGCTCATGGAGACGAGCATGATGAAGAAGGTCAGCAGCAGCGACATCATGTCGCCGTAAGTCACCACCCACTCCGGTACGCCGGGGGGAGCGTCGTCGTCGGCCATCGCGTCCTCCCTGGCTGATCCGGCCCGCCGACCAGCCATTTTTTCCTGCCGACAGTGATATCGGCCGAACGGGAAGCCCGGACGACTCGACCTTCGGAAGCGGGCCGGATCGGAATTCTTCCGAGAGAGAGCCGTCCCTGCGGTCCTTGCCGCTTACCCGGTCGGCGAGGTTTGCGCCGTCGACAGAATCGGAGAATCCATCGCGGTCGCGAGATCCTATGGCTCGATACTTCGCGACAGGCAATGTTGAAGGCCGGCTTCATCGGCGACGGCGATAGTGCCCGCCCTCCGCGGGGCTTGAGCGGCGGGCGGGCCGACCGATCGTCGGCGGCCGGGGTAGGGTTTCACACGGGGACTGGCAGCCGTTTCACGGCGCCCCCGCTCCATCAAGACGGGCCACTTGAGGACCACGGCACTATGACGCACCGCATTCTGATCTGCGACGAGCAACCGCACGTCACCCGCCTCATGTCGTTGAAGCTGTCGCACGCGGGGTACGAAGTGCATACCGCCGCCGACGGCGAAGCCGCCTGGCGCGTGATGCAGGACTGGATTCCCGATCTGGTAATCACCGATGAGAGCCTGCTCCGGCTGTCGGGTCAGGAACTGGTGGCCCGGATGCGGCAGTCGGCCGTGCTCGACCGCATTCCTGTCGTGCTTCTGTCGGCGAGTGAGATCTGCGACATCACGAATCGGGCGCGATTGGCGCAGCTTCATGTCGCCGAGCAGGTTCACAAGCCGTTCAGCCCGCGGCAGCTCATCGAGGACGTGCAGCAGATTCTGGAGTTGGAAAACACGAATCGGCTCGAATCTGTATCGGCGTAAGCGGTGATGGGAGGCCTTCGCTGGACCGCAGGGAAGCTCCGGTCCGGGAGAGATGAAGACCGGGGCATCGCGAAGACGCTCCTGCCCCGGCCACCCAGCCAGTGGATCACTTTGATACCGCGTTTGGGAGAGCTCACTCGCCGGGGATGCTGTCCGCGTCCGGTGGCACAGACATTCCTGTCTGTGTTTCTGCTTCGGGCAGAGCCGCCGCCGGAGCTTCGGCGGCTGGCGGCGGGACCGGTTCGTCTTCCAGCGGCTTGCGAGGGGGCAGATCGCCGGAGCGCTTCGGTTCGGGGGCGTACCGCGACTTGGGATTGAGCGAACGGAGGACGACGCTGACTGGTTCATGAACCAGCTTCATCGTGACGCCGTCGGGGACGCAGAGGCAGCGGACCTGCACGACGTCGCCGGGGACCTTGCGTTCGGCCCCGCAGCGGGGGCAGCGCCAGGTACGGCGGACTTCGAGAGGGAGGCGGAGACCGGGGCCGCGCATGGGGCTGACTTCAGTGAAGAGTGGGGAATCTCATCCAAAGGCGGTCTTCATCATAAGAGAGAACTCGGCGTCGGGCGAGAGATCCCGCTGAAGTTCCGCTGTCAGGCGTTCGAGTTCCCGGCGTTCGTCCTCCGACAAGTCGTCGCGATGCAGAGCCAGTGAGATCGCGGACCGCAGGTTGCTCGCGATTCTCAGACGCTCTCTGCGGAGTTCGAGCAGCGGTCCGCGATTCAACCCCAGGGCCTCGATTGTTTCCCTTCCACGACGCGTCTTCCCGAAAGCGACTTCCTGACGGAAGCCGATCGACCGCGTCGGGGATTCCACGACCGGATTGACCAGCAGCGGCTTCTCTTGATTGAGATCGTCACGGTGACTGCGCGCCCGCTTTGTCGGATTCGCGAGCGGGAAGTGGTTCTTCTTGAACTGCTGGTTGCAGAGCTGGCAACTGAAGGTCAAGTTCTGCCAATCGTAGGCCAGCCAGTAGTAACCGGGCGTTTCCAGCGGATCGCCCACATGCTGCGTGAAGCCTCCTTTCGGGCGAAAGTGCTCGACGTCCCCGTAGCCGGTCGCGGTGAACTTGGATTCGCAGAACGCGCACTTCTCGTGCTGATCGGCAATCAATGCGTTTTTCACGGCCTTCGCGCCGTAGATTGCCGAGCGAAACCTGAAATCCCGCTGACCGGCATCGTAGTCGTCCGCCAACTGCTGCGCGGCTCGTCCGCCGGGGGATTCGGGGCCATCGAGCGGCGAGGGAACGGCGGCGGACTTCCGAATCCGGATCATGACCGGGGCTTTCGAGCCACCTTTTCCAGCAGGTCGACCGCCGACTGCAACCGGTCGTTCACGGCCCGCTCGGCGGAAGTCGAGCCGACCGGGAAGGCGGCCATCT harbors:
- a CDS encoding ABC transporter permease → MTRLTNWLVQTALPPLVLFALVLLAWQGIVTWFEIKPFLLPGPLGVAATIRDSAGRLTQALLFTGAAALCGFGLSLLVGTLVAFAFSQSRILRTSGYPYAIFLQTVPVVAVAPLIVLWLGYGFQSVVVVAFILSLFPIITNATAGLLTIDPDLVDLFRLNNASRWQVLWKLRFPNAVPAICVGAKTSSGLAVVGAIVGEFFAGYGTKQFGLGYLIRAATDGFQSDALFAAVLMSTLLGIAIFGVVTLTGAAILARWYDGPVEHRR
- a CDS encoding ABC transporter substrate-binding protein — its product is MTLRVRLHSMVLIAGWLLLAGCSRDAGTPVAGPGKASPSAAEPVAVEIALNWYPEAEHGGFYAALLNGEYEKEGLKVTIRPGGPQAPALQQVATGQVQFCVDNADKLLLARAQQADVVAVMVPIHDSPRCILVHESSGIQTFDDLAKREGLKLAINTGQPFAQYLQSKLDLSKAQIVPYPGNVVQFVLDENYAQQAYSFSEPFAASEKGVKSRTLMVSELGFNTYTSALMTSRKMLETQPELVRKVVRASLRGWQQYLQDPGATNAHIHEQNLEMGLGILEFGVNGLKPLCRDPQGSAAEFGRMDPQRWTELVQQMETAGSLKAGAVAPADAYTNEFLPAE
- a CDS encoding OmpA/MotB family protein, producing the protein MADDDAPPGVPEWVVTYGDMMSLLLTFFIMLVSMSEVKANKKYRQVLESLQQHLGYRAGARVPPGPYFPLNSMVEQLTTLGSFKDDPTGKGGVKAPQTVDGPDTRTLTNRPGVPIPVEPVLLFDTGSLVLDEAGQRAMEKIVAAVAGKPNKIEIRSHCAPGKPDLRRFQDNWQLTYARGHAVYELLRKAGVNPERVRIVACGEYQPPNSSTDMRSLQADRVEVIMLDTYASDYIGPRDGAG
- a CDS encoding response regulator; its protein translation is MTHRILICDEQPHVTRLMSLKLSHAGYEVHTAADGEAAWRVMQDWIPDLVITDESLLRLSGQELVARMRQSAVLDRIPVVLLSASEICDITNRARLAQLHVAEQVHKPFSPRQLIEDVQQILELENTNRLESVSA